Proteins co-encoded in one Corylus avellana chromosome ca9, CavTom2PMs-1.0 genomic window:
- the LOC132161972 gene encoding uncharacterized protein LOC132161972 gives MEDSSASYIRMVHHLIEECIIFNMSKEECMEALSKHANIKPVITSTVWKELEKENKEFFEAYTQSREEKAATEMGTRQRIPKMLSDSSKKESND, from the exons ATGGAAGACTCATCAGCTTCATACATACGCATG GTGCACCATCTGATCGAGGAGTGCATCATATTCAACATGAGCAAGGAAGAGTGCATGGAGGCCCTCTCCAAGCATGCAAATATCAAACCTGTCATCACTTCAACAG TGTGGAAGGAGTTGGAGAAGGAGAACAAGGAGTTTTTCGAGGCGTACACACAGAGCAGGGAAGAGAAGGCAGCTACGGAAATGGGAACAAGGCAGAGGATTCCCAAGATGCTTTCGGATTCTTCCAAAAAAGAATCCAACGACTAG